Proteins found in one Pontibacter sp. SGAir0037 genomic segment:
- a CDS encoding arylsulfatase: MALILSCGSAKNTAANKDAEQPNIVLILADDMGFSDLGSYGGEIGTPSIDRLAKEGIRFTRMYNNAWCSPSRASLLTGLYPQQAGMGVLAEPKPGPAGPYQGYLNEYCVTLAEVLKSAGYTTALSGKWHLGDSQPYWPTNRGFEHYFGLISGASNYFDITKTKSPITTRKMALNDQPYTPPTEGFYMTDAITADAVKTLEEQKNEQKPFFLYVAYTAPHWPLHALPEDIAKYKDKYLGGWDSLRVQRYNRQKSMNLFGAETELSLRDEEVEAWDKLTQKQKEEMAEKMAIYAAQIDRMDQGIGQILEKLDAIEKKENTIVIFLSDNGGCAEGDIWGFDRRDNGLPPGGVDSYMSYGQSWANASNTPFRYYKKSLLEGGILTPLLIRWPAGIQKERQGQITNQVAHLVDVMPTLCELAGATYPLTYNGKRIHPMEGQSLVPQMLHGKTVARKPLYWALQERKAMQLDNYKLVAASNSAPWELYNLDQDRVEQYDLAASQPDKVAEMAALWKVWAERVEVFKEQPQNTGE; encoded by the coding sequence ATGGCTCTTATTCTCAGTTGTGGCAGTGCAAAGAACACCGCTGCAAACAAGGATGCGGAGCAGCCAAATATTGTGCTCATCCTGGCCGATGACATGGGCTTCTCTGATCTTGGTTCTTATGGCGGTGAAATTGGAACTCCCAGCATTGACCGGTTGGCAAAAGAAGGTATCCGTTTTACCCGGATGTATAACAATGCCTGGTGCTCGCCTTCCCGCGCATCGCTGCTGACGGGTTTGTATCCGCAGCAGGCAGGCATGGGTGTACTGGCCGAACCAAAACCAGGGCCTGCCGGACCTTACCAGGGTTACCTGAATGAATATTGTGTCACGCTGGCCGAGGTGCTGAAAAGTGCTGGTTATACCACAGCACTTTCAGGGAAATGGCACCTGGGCGACAGTCAGCCTTACTGGCCCACCAACAGAGGCTTTGAGCATTATTTCGGACTGATCAGCGGTGCTTCCAACTATTTTGATATCACCAAAACTAAAAGCCCGATTACAACCCGTAAAATGGCCTTGAATGATCAGCCTTACACGCCTCCTACAGAAGGATTCTACATGACGGATGCCATTACAGCCGATGCGGTAAAAACACTGGAGGAGCAGAAAAATGAACAAAAGCCCTTTTTTCTATATGTGGCCTATACGGCGCCACACTGGCCACTCCATGCCTTACCGGAAGATATAGCGAAGTATAAAGATAAGTACCTTGGAGGATGGGATTCGTTGCGGGTGCAGCGTTACAACCGTCAAAAAAGCATGAACCTGTTCGGAGCTGAAACAGAACTATCGCTCAGGGATGAAGAAGTGGAAGCATGGGATAAGCTTACGCAAAAGCAGAAAGAAGAAATGGCAGAAAAGATGGCTATTTATGCAGCACAAATCGACCGTATGGACCAGGGAATTGGCCAAATACTGGAGAAACTGGACGCCATCGAAAAAAAAGAAAACACCATCGTTATTTTTTTATCGGATAATGGCGGTTGTGCTGAAGGTGATATCTGGGGATTTGACCGGCGAGACAACGGGCTTCCGCCGGGCGGGGTGGATTCGTACATGAGCTATGGGCAGTCGTGGGCCAATGCCAGCAATACGCCCTTCCGGTATTATAAAAAGTCGCTGCTGGAGGGCGGGATACTGACGCCGCTGCTCATTCGCTGGCCAGCCGGTATTCAAAAAGAGCGGCAGGGGCAGATTACAAATCAGGTAGCGCACCTGGTAGATGTGATGCCCACGCTTTGCGAGTTGGCTGGTGCCACCTATCCGTTAACCTACAACGGTAAAAGAATTCATCCCATGGAAGGGCAAAGCCTGGTGCCCCAGATGCTGCATGGAAAAACAGTAGCACGCAAGCCTCTGTACTGGGCGTTGCAGGAGCGCAAAGCCATGCAGCTGGACAATTACAAGCTGGTTGCGGCAAGCAACAGTGCTCCCTGGGAGTTATACAACCTGGATCAGGACCGCGTCGAACAATACGACCTTGCGGCCAGTCAACCCGATAAGGTAGCGGAAATGGCTGCATTATGGAAAGTCTGGGCTGAGAGAGTGGAGGTTTTTAAGGAACAGCCCCAAAACACAGGGGAGTAG
- a CDS encoding alpha-glucuronidase family glycosyl hydrolase translates to MFRFRLKHVSKRRLLFVFLFVIAAFLPGKNLYAESGYRLWLRYDQVKDPSALARYQAACKAVMFSGDSPTIAVAKEELINGLSGLLGKTPTSVKRVTKEGTIVVGTPKSSTLVASLKLDERLNKLGKEGFLILTTTVHKKKTTVITANEDIGLLYGVFHFLRLMQSGESITNLSIENAPKLQHRMLNHWDNLDRTVERGYAGPSIWNWETLPGTSDQRYIDYARANASIGINGTVLNNVNADPKILTQEYLLKVQALANAFRPYGIKVYLTPVFSAPIKVGGLKTADPSDPSIIAWWNAKVAEIYQYIPDFGGFCVKANSEGQPGPQDYGRTHADGANMLASAVAPHGGIVMWRAFVYNNKATEDRTKEAYKEFKPLDGQFASNVFVQVKNGPIDFQPREPFNALFGAMPQTPLMLEFQITQEYLGFSTHLVYLGTLYEETLQADTYAKGKGSTIAKNIKGELHSQRLTGMAGVANIGMDSNWTGHPFGQANWYAYGRFAWNPELSAEKIADEWLRLTFTSDEDFVAPVKRLMMASRETAVNYKTPLGLTMLMDISHYRPAPWRRDKPAPVGTKESFHRADRAGIGFDRTTSGSDAVSQYLPEVKAAFDNVNATPEELLLWFHHVPWTHKMNSGRILWEELCYRYYAGVDSVRAMQKDWDSVKSFVDPERFHKVQSLLAEQEKEAVIWRDANVLYFQTFSKMPIPHGLERPVHSLEFYKRLKPNELP, encoded by the coding sequence ATGTTTAGATTCAGACTAAAGCATGTTTCAAAGCGACGACTGCTGTTCGTTTTTCTTTTTGTTATAGCAGCGTTCTTGCCTGGTAAGAACCTTTATGCAGAAAGCGGTTACCGTCTCTGGCTCCGGTACGACCAGGTTAAAGATCCTTCCGCTTTAGCCCGATACCAGGCAGCATGCAAGGCAGTTATGTTTAGCGGAGATTCTCCCACCATTGCCGTGGCAAAAGAAGAGTTAATAAATGGCTTAAGCGGTCTTCTTGGCAAAACGCCAACATCCGTGAAAAGAGTAACAAAAGAGGGGACTATTGTAGTTGGCACACCCAAAAGCTCTACCTTGGTCGCTTCGTTAAAACTGGATGAGCGGCTTAACAAATTAGGCAAAGAGGGTTTTTTGATTTTGACTACTACCGTCCATAAAAAGAAAACCACGGTTATTACTGCCAATGAAGACATTGGGTTGCTCTATGGCGTGTTCCACTTTTTAAGGCTGATGCAGTCGGGTGAATCCATCACCAATCTGTCCATCGAAAATGCTCCTAAACTGCAGCACCGCATGCTCAACCATTGGGATAATCTGGACCGTACCGTGGAGCGGGGATATGCCGGGCCTTCTATTTGGAACTGGGAAACTCTGCCCGGTACCAGCGACCAGCGCTATATAGATTATGCCCGGGCCAATGCATCGATCGGCATCAACGGTACGGTGCTAAACAACGTAAATGCCGACCCAAAAATCCTGACACAGGAGTATTTGCTGAAAGTACAAGCCCTTGCCAACGCGTTCCGGCCCTATGGCATTAAAGTTTATCTGACGCCTGTGTTCAGTGCACCCATCAAGGTTGGGGGATTGAAAACAGCCGACCCTTCTGATCCCTCCATTATTGCCTGGTGGAATGCAAAAGTGGCGGAAATCTATCAGTACATTCCTGATTTTGGCGGCTTTTGCGTTAAAGCCAATTCCGAAGGGCAGCCCGGGCCACAGGATTATGGCCGCACGCATGCCGATGGCGCCAATATGCTGGCCAGCGCGGTGGCGCCGCACGGTGGCATTGTCATGTGGCGGGCATTTGTGTACAACAACAAAGCGACTGAGGACAGGACAAAAGAGGCTTATAAAGAATTTAAGCCATTGGATGGCCAGTTTGCATCAAACGTTTTTGTGCAGGTAAAAAATGGCCCTATCGATTTTCAGCCCCGGGAGCCTTTCAATGCCCTGTTTGGGGCCATGCCGCAAACGCCGCTGATGCTGGAGTTTCAAATTACGCAGGAGTACCTGGGCTTTTCTACCCATTTGGTTTACCTGGGAACCCTGTATGAAGAAACGCTTCAAGCCGATACCTACGCCAAAGGAAAAGGATCCACCATTGCAAAAAACATCAAGGGGGAATTGCACAGCCAGCGTTTAACAGGCATGGCCGGTGTAGCTAATATTGGCATGGACAGCAACTGGACCGGGCATCCTTTCGGACAGGCTAACTGGTATGCCTATGGACGTTTTGCCTGGAACCCAGAGCTCTCCGCCGAAAAAATCGCCGACGAATGGCTACGCCTTACCTTTACTTCAGATGAAGATTTTGTCGCGCCTGTCAAAAGGCTGATGATGGCCTCCAGGGAAACAGCGGTTAACTACAAGACGCCACTTGGTTTAACCATGTTAATGGACATCAGTCACTACCGGCCTGCTCCCTGGCGACGGGATAAACCGGCACCCGTAGGGACGAAAGAGAGTTTTCACAGAGCCGATCGTGCGGGGATTGGTTTTGACCGGACAACATCGGGAAGTGACGCCGTAAGCCAGTATCTTCCGGAAGTGAAAGCAGCATTTGATAATGTAAACGCCACGCCGGAAGAGCTGTTGCTTTGGTTCCACCATGTGCCATGGACACATAAAATGAATTCCGGCAGAATACTTTGGGAAGAACTGTGCTACCGCTATTATGCAGGAGTTGATTCGGTGCGGGCTATGCAAAAAGACTGGGATAGCGTGAAAAGCTTTGTGGATCCAGAGCGATTCCACAAGGTACAAAGCCTTTTGGCCGAACAGGAAAAAGAAGCGGTGATTTGGCGGGATGCCAATGTGCTGTACTTTCAAACGTTCTCAAAAATGCCGATTCCCCATGGGCTTGAAAGACCAGTCCATTCCTTGGAATTTTACAAGCGTTTAAAACCGAACGAATTGCCCTGA
- a CDS encoding sulfatase produces the protein MRRYLIILIVTGAACLGYSFQLENNKVDNSQSRPNILFVITDDQSYPHASAYGYKAVSTPNFDRIARTGILFTNAYVASPGCSPSRASILTGRNDWQIEEAGTHGSSFPAKYKVYPDILEEAGYKTGYTGKGWGPGDWKVSGRKRNPAGKAYNAVTFTNQPEGVSKIDYAENFREFYAEKAEGEPFCFWFGAQEPHRPYSKGIGLKNGKKLEDVVVPAFLPDTPEIRSDILDYCFEIEWFDQQLGKILKQLEDSGELDNTLVIVTSDNGMPFPRAKANGYEYGLHVPLAISWPSRIQQGLVDNTIFSMVHMAPTLLEAAQITNLQLPFPMTGHSVLNEWLKPADVAKEHAAFAARERHSSARYKNLGYPQRSLRNGDYLYIRNYRPDRWPAGDPYGLVKNRQTGKMDLSDYGVFYDIDSGPSLTYLVENRNDKKVANFLDLATAKRPPEELYNIKTDPACLHNLAGDKAFLKVKSDLKNKLERHLAETADPRLLGNGDVFESYPRLDGAIRAFPKPNR, from the coding sequence ATGAGAAGATACTTAATTATACTAATCGTAACGGGAGCCGCATGTTTAGGATATTCGTTTCAACTGGAAAACAACAAGGTTGATAATAGCCAAAGCAGGCCTAATATCCTATTCGTGATAACCGATGACCAGTCGTACCCGCACGCTTCGGCCTACGGTTACAAGGCCGTTAGCACACCTAATTTCGACAGGATAGCAAGGACGGGAATACTATTCACCAATGCCTACGTCGCCTCGCCGGGTTGCAGCCCGAGCAGGGCATCTATTTTAACAGGCAGAAACGACTGGCAGATAGAGGAAGCTGGTACGCATGGCAGCAGCTTTCCTGCTAAGTACAAGGTGTACCCGGATATTTTAGAAGAAGCCGGCTATAAAACAGGCTACACCGGTAAAGGTTGGGGACCCGGCGATTGGAAAGTGTCCGGAAGAAAAAGAAATCCGGCTGGTAAAGCATACAATGCAGTAACGTTCACTAACCAGCCGGAGGGAGTTTCGAAAATTGACTATGCAGAGAATTTCCGGGAATTCTATGCAGAAAAAGCAGAGGGGGAGCCTTTTTGCTTTTGGTTCGGCGCACAGGAACCTCACCGTCCGTATTCAAAAGGTATTGGATTAAAAAACGGGAAAAAGCTGGAGGATGTGGTGGTGCCTGCTTTTTTACCGGATACCCCTGAAATCAGGAGCGATATTTTGGACTACTGCTTTGAGATTGAATGGTTCGATCAACAGTTAGGAAAAATTCTGAAGCAGTTAGAGGACAGTGGTGAATTAGACAACACACTCGTGATCGTCACCTCAGACAATGGCATGCCCTTCCCAAGGGCCAAGGCAAATGGCTACGAGTATGGCCTGCATGTTCCTTTGGCTATTAGCTGGCCCTCCCGGATACAGCAAGGGCTAGTAGACAATACTATTTTCAGCATGGTACATATGGCACCCACCCTCCTTGAGGCGGCTCAGATTACCAATTTACAGCTCCCTTTTCCTATGACTGGCCATAGCGTACTAAACGAATGGCTGAAACCGGCGGACGTGGCAAAGGAGCATGCTGCCTTTGCGGCAAGAGAAAGGCACTCCTCTGCCCGCTATAAAAACCTTGGTTATCCGCAACGCTCTTTACGCAATGGCGACTACCTGTATATCAGGAACTACAGACCTGACCGATGGCCTGCCGGTGATCCATACGGACTGGTTAAAAACAGACAAACCGGCAAAATGGACTTAAGTGATTATGGCGTTTTCTATGATATTGATTCCGGCCCTAGTTTAACTTATCTAGTTGAAAACAGAAACGATAAGAAAGTAGCAAACTTCTTAGATCTGGCAACTGCTAAAAGGCCGCCGGAGGAATTGTATAACATCAAAACCGACCCAGCCTGCCTCCATAACCTGGCCGGCGATAAAGCTTT